The genomic stretch GAAAGGTGAAGAAAGGCGACGTGAATGAGAGCGCGTGTCTGTCTCTGTTAGACTACCCAACCGGCTGGAGATCTTGAGCTCCGCCGGCTGTGGACGCGCCGCCGCCTGCGCGCGCGCTGCCTGCCACCGCCtcgtccagccgccgccgccggctcccagCCTCCGTCGCTCAAGTGCCGCTCCCGCTGGAGAGGGGGAGAGAAGGCCGTGGATTGGGGATGGAGGAGAGGTGGCGGCGATTGGataggagaggaggaggtggggattggaggaggagcagaggCCTGCGATTGGGGAGTGGTggccgatctagggttttcaccctgtGGCCTCACGCGCATAGGAAGTGCACACGAACGAGAGTCCATGGCTGTCTCAAACTACCGGTCCCGCACGTAGCTGGTCCCACGCGTCATGGACTGTCTAAGAAAACCAACAGGTGAGGAAATTTTTGACGCATCCAACGGCTGTGGTGAAAAGTGGGACTAAGGTTTTACTGTGCAGGGTAGAACGGACGAACCAGATTCgtttgcccctctcagaccccctggatggctgggtagtcttgcaacatttataggagaaatgtaGTTCTGTAATAGTGCATGTTCTGAAAGGGCATAACACTTTTTACCTAGCTGGGACGACCTCTTTTCTTACCCTTTGCCCCTAAATATTCTCTGACCCTACTAGAGATACTTGCCTGCCAATATAGCATTTATTTGTCAATAACGGGTATATATAAATTTCGTACTAAAATGATTTTAGGAATGAAAGCAAGTGTGCTATTTTTTTCTGCAAACAGGGATAGGACCATAACATTAAATGTGTTTCTGATTATTGTTATCCTTCTTATGTTCCAAACAGAAACACGGCAGAATTGGAGAGGAGGAAGGAAAGGGGTTCATTAGAGTATGCAGGACATGTCAAATACTAGTAGATCAAGGAACTATTGGAAAAGATGAAAATGGGAAAGTTTGTGGCCCCTACAAAATAAGTAGCTTCAAGGAGCTCGATCCACTTCACCATCCAAAGGTGACCAAGGCTCGCGCAAATCCAAAACCAAAAATTCCCAGCTGTGTGAAAGAGATGCTCACCAAAGGACACTGTATGGTGGGCACCTTCAACGTTTCTGGGAATTATCTGGAACTGAATCCCCGAGATATATACACCTATAATCCCGATTTCCCTCTGAAGATCGATGGTATAGTAACTAGAGCCTCCCATGCAGTAGCCATAATCGCCTATGGTGTTAGGGGTGGTGAATGGTATTATGTGTTCCAAAATAGCCACGGCAAGGGGTGGGGCGAGCAAGGAATTGGTAGAGTAAACATGAACAGCGTGACTCATCTGGTCCAATTGATACTCTAAGTACAGGTATATCCATAATTTGATTATGATCTTGCAGTTTAATTCTATTCTTTTTCATACGATGAGTTACTCAAATCGCATTAGCAGATTGGGTACATTCTGTTTTATCTTGAAGTTTCATTGCTGGCTTTTGCTGCAGGGACGAATTTGGACTGCTGACAGATTGGAAAGGAGTGGTTTGCCTAGTCAGGACTTCTCTTTGCGATCAAGAAAAGGAGTCGGCAGAGCACATCTCTGTTCTCTGCCCTTTCGCCAAAGAGGTGCGGCATGCTGCATCAACGAGTTCAGTCAGATGGCTGTGGCTATGTCTTCTTCCACCTCCCTTTCATCGTTGCGGACTGAGATCTTGAAGCTTAATAGATCCAAGGAGCTTCGATGCCAGGCATCTGCTGCCATGTATTTTGTTTGGAATATCTGGAAAGAGCAATAGGCGTATTTTTTAGTTAAGAGTGCAACTGCCAAGTGCTGTGGATGTGCTTGCTCTTGATGAGTTTAGAGTGTTTCCTCTGGCTTCCAAGGATTAGTCCTGTTGCCTCCTTTTTGTTCGTTCTGCAGTTTACTGCATTGTAAAGTTTTTCCCTCTACTTTAATGAATCGGCATTGCTCGTAAAAAAAAGGATTATGGATGCTATTAGCTGCCTTGGTGAAGATGGACACAGGGCGATGATAAGTGCTCAtgatgtaacaacaaggaacttcAAACTTCACAGATTGTCCCCTTTTTACGCGCTTCCGCGAAGGTTCTTCATGTTTTACGCACCTCAGTAGTGTGCTTTTTTCACCTATTCGTATAAGCTCGTCTTCTGACTGGAGCATTGGTTTTTTTTGGTGTGGTACGTTCAAATACAATGTATATTATTTACATCTGCATTTGGATGGAAAGAATGTTGCAGTACATTTCTTTTAGCTGCAGCTAGATTTGGAATGAAAGGATGAGCACTCTTCCATTTGTTTTACATTCAATTGAAGCGGCTTTGTAATATGTATCTTCAGACTTTACAGTGTTTTTTCATGCATTTTGATTGCAGGTACTTTGAATTATGACTAGGAATGTGTGTTTTGATTTGCATATTGGAAAAATCTAGTTCAAAAAACCTTGGGGGCGCTCGCCGCTGCAGGAGGCCGATAAGTAATACCAATAACACAACGAAACTGCTAAGGCAATTCAGTACTGACAACAGCTGTGAGAAACTATACTGAGCAGAACAAAAGCAGTAACATAAACTGTGATGAGAGCACTGCTTACAGAGGCAAGACGTTCCAAATAACGCAAACAGAAAATCACAAAGCGAAAACAACAGGTGATCTAAAACAAGTAGCCTAGTTCCAAAAGTTGTCAACCCCAGGATTACAGCCTCACGATGTAGTCTTCATGTCATCTCTTTAGGCCCTCTCTGCTCTCCTTGAAGTTTCTTTACCAGAGCATCACAGGTTAGTGGCAGTGTAGTTTCAGAACCACAAAATTACCACCAGCGATCAGAGCAACTAATCAGTGGCTTCCTTGCCCTGCTTTGCCCCGACAGAGAAGAACTCGGTAATGACCTCCAGGGGCATGCCCTTGGTCTCAGGCACCTTCATGTAGACAAATACAAGAGCCAGTATGCAAACGACAGCATATATTCCGAAGACTCCAGCAAGTCCAATCGCGTTAAGCATCACGGGAAGAGTGTATGTCACGATAATGTCACCGATCCAGAAGGTTAGGGCACAGATGGCTATGCAGATGCCCCGGACAGAGGTGGGGAAAATTTCTGCGCAGAGAATATTTGGGATAGGCCCAAACCCCATAACGAAGAAGCAGAAATATACTATGACGCTGATCGTCGAGAGTGCAGCATGCACCATGGTTCCAACATCCACAATGTTGACCAGAACCAAGATAGCCAGTGCTACTATCAAGACAGGGATTGTCGAAAGGAGAAGAAACCTGGGTGAGAAACAAATCAGAAGAAAGATTAATATTTTATTTACattcaacaatatcacattctaTCAATGGGAAGCAAACTGTGAAGGCTAACCTTCTTCCTGACATATCCATGAGCCTCATGGCAATACCAATGCTAGGAAGCATCAGCAAGGTTGTCAAGGCACTGATAAGAATAGATGCAGACAAAGAGCTTAGTCCAATGTTTGATAGAAGAATCCCAACACCTGCTTGCTCAAGTATCTGAGGAGTGTAATAGAGAACTCCATTGATACCTGCaaactgaaaaaaaaaagttgataaTCAGCACATTAACATTTCGTATGCATTGAAAACCATACTAAAACTGGAACATAGAAAAAAAAAGGTAGCATAAGGGGACAGGCGAGGAAACTGAATTCTGTCAGATTTTGAAATGTTGTACTGATCATTTATTCTATGAAGGCTAGAACCATTTTCAGCAAACAAATATTTAAAAAGGTCAGCCTATTGCTTCCATGCTTCTAACTACATACCTATTAAAAAAATTGTGGGCTTACGTCCAGATGTGTATGTACCATAGTCCAGTCCCAGCAGCTCCACTATTATTCTATTCAATAGGATGTTTTAGTGTGTTCTACACTTCTACCACATCATGTTTCTATAAAATTTATGTTGTATACTACATGGCATATCAAAATCGACTTCACTTGTGCAAAGAACTAAAGACGTATTCATAAGGATTGCAGTTCAATAAGCAGAATTATGTTATCCAGATTAGCATTATATCATAATTATAGCGGCATAACACGAGAGAGTTACTTGCTACCACAAAGGCATAAACTAGTTTACCTGTTGCAGGATCTGTAATCCTATGCCAACAAAAAGTGCATGTTTCACTCCAGGTTCAAATAGGTCTGCCCACTTAGGGCCCTTAGCAGCTGTCTCAGATGGATGTACCATGGCAGGACCAGCCAGCTGCTGCTCTATTATATCCTTTGAGTAAAGAGCTGGTTGGCTCACTAGAGCAGCTGCCTGGATATACTCACCACCAGGAGGAACATCGCCTCCTGGCATAGACAATATAGAGCCCCTCCGGTCGCCTTGCACACCCTCTTCATGCAAGTAAATACGTTGGAAACCACCTTCTTTTTGCCCATCTGCACCTTCTCTCTCAGTCCACTTCCAAGCCAACTGCCATCCGCCACCAATGCCCATGCTGCTGACGGCATCCCCTCCCTGCATACTACTACTTCTACCCACATTACCCATTATGCTTCCATGAGGTGCAGCAATCTCTTTTCCTTCCACACTTGTTGCTTGACGAGAAATAAGCGGGCTGTTGAGGTTATCCTCAATGTCATCAGCACCATGATCTGATGCATAGTCCTCATCATCCCTATGACTCTCGGCATCCCAGTCAGCTTTAGCTTGCTGCtgttccgccatgctgaacatgCTGCCAAAGTTAGGAAAAAGTGTGCTCCTCATGCTCCCCATTACCTCAGGCATCTTCTCATGGACACTTCCGAAAAGAGTGACTAGAGGGTCCACGATAGATTTACCCTGACTAACCATACTCCCATGATGAGACATGAGACCCAACGCACTTCCAAGTGCGCTTTGGGCACCACCCCTAACAGGACGGGCGATCCAAGATACGCCTTCTTCCGGTCCGTAGAGTTTCATCTTATCTGGATCTGGAGCCAGCCCATCATCAGCAAGCTCGTCATCAGGGCCAATTATGTATTCCTCAAAGTGTGTGTCTTTCCCAACACCCAATCCTTCAACAAGAAGGGCCATTTCGCCTGCACAGTTAATGCAAAATGAGGAAAACCATCATATGGCTATTACAGTTAAATACAGTGGTATTTACAGAAAAGACAGACAGACCTGAGACATCTTCCCTTCCCCGCAGTCTTTGCAATACTCTCTTGGCCTCGGCCATTCTTCCTTTGCTCACAAGCCATCTCGGCGATTCAGGCAAGTAGAAGACGGTGAGCGCAAAGTATATGAGCGACGGGATGGACAGAACCCCAAGCATGACCCTCCACTCAGGCTGCGGCATGAGGGACATGGCAAACACCATGCAGTAAGAGAGGAACATCCCTCCGGACCCGCTGAACTGCGGCAGCGTGTTGAGCAGCCCCCTGATGTCGGTCGGGGCGGTCTCCGAGATGTAGAGAGGGACAAGGGTGACGGACAGACCGATGCCGAACCCGTCGATGAGCCTCGCCAGGAGCAGCACGTAGACGTTGGGCGCCCAGAGCATCACCAGGCCGCTGATGAAGTAGAGGACAGCCGACGCGATCAGCAGCGGCCGCCTGCCGAAGGAATCGGCCACCGCCCCGGAGAACGTCGTGATGACCGTCGCCCCGATGAGCGACATGGCCACGATGAGCCCCTCGATCAGCGGCTGCGTCTCCAGGCTGAACTCCTTCTTTATGTACAGGACAGCACCTGGAGAGATCAACACCAGcaagtcaaacaaaaaaaaatccatctGGGACTGCTCCCCTTTCCACTGCTTATCATAACGGAAATACAGCATTCGTAGTTTCAGACGATCTATAACAGTAAAGAGAAAGGACCAGCAAGTCAACATGGTCAGCATGAAGTCAAATCTATCGGTATCAATTCTGAATTCTGAAACATGTTGGCATAGTAgagggtatgattgaattcagaTGCCCCGATCATGTATGGGATCCATCCAGAAAACTGGAAACTGGGTGCGAGGATTTTATCTCGGTTGCTTGATCAGTTTTAGCGGATCAAGAGAAAGAATCTTTTTTTTTTACTACTACAACATGCAGCTCCACCAAATCCGTCATGATCGGAGCCGACAAGATTTCCCAATAATTGCTGTACCTAACACGGCCCCCTGGTGCAGCATAAAGACATGGCATCCAACCGCGTAAAAAGACCAGCTCTTTTTCGTGGAGATGAGATGAATTACGATACCTGCGATGGTCGCATTATCCCAGCCCTGGAGCAGGTTGCCGATGGAGGCCGCTATGGCCACGAGCACGGCGCCCGACATGGCCGGCGAATCTTACCGCTGCACAGCACAATCACCACCAACAGAAACACTCGTCAGCACGGCAAATCACGTATAGAGAACAGCaaccgaaagaacaaatcagattCAAGAGAGCCTCGACTCCAGAAAGAACAACAGGAAACAGAGCTTGGCTCGCTTACCCGAGATTGGATCTCCGATCGGGCACGGGACCTTCGTGGGCGAGCTGGCGAGACGGGACAGGGGTGGGGGTGTATAAGAGGGGAATCCCTGCCGATTCCGGAAGGTTTCCGTGACCACGGCGCGAGCGCTGCGGTGTCGATTTCGCCCGGGGgcgcgggcgggcggaggagggagATGATGATGAGTGGGCGTGAGTGTGGGCTGGGACTCTGTGGACTATCATCTGCTGCCCTGCGTGGCCGGTTCCGATTTTTTATCATACTACCATATTATTCCCTCCCGTGCGCCGCACCTGAGCACCCATTAGACTGGCGCGTGGGTCCGGTGGTATCTGGGACGAGATGTCAGTGGGTGGGTGTAGTCGTGCTGTACGTGCAGAACCAGGTGGGCCAGGTGCTGGCCTCAGGGAGGGGGCAGAGCCGCATATGGGAATTATTGAAGGCGGCAGGCAGGCAAACCCGGATCCAGCCTTCTCCTCTCTGCCTCGCGTAGGACACCTAGCGGTTTTGTACTTGTCCTATATTCATTAATTTTGAAAGGTTTTTTGTGCCACATGCTCGCTCACCAAATCAATGCCATGCTGATTTGAATGGAGGTGATGAGCTTGCAACAGGGTATTCGAAACTTCAGGCTGCACGTTCTACGGTTGAATTGCGTGTCATTTGGACGATGGAGGTTCAATTGGCTCTAGAACATTCTTTCCGGGTTCAAGGTTTTGGAGGAACATTGAAGGTTTCAAGATCTAAAACTAGGTTCCCCGTGGGTTCCGCGTGGAAAGGAGGTTTATTAACAAAGTTCTTTCCCCTAAATTGTATAGTTGTTTCCACAAGAAAATAAATAGAGTAGAATGTTTTAATCTAGCAAATGTGACACATTAAGATCACTTGGCGAATCATCATGAGAGGAGAGAGGGTGGGTAACTACAAGAGTGAGGCATAGAGTATAGCAGATCTCATATAAGTTAGCACTGCTTGATGATCAACATAGCAAATATTTGCAAACAATGCATAAATCAAAGAATTACGTACATTTATATGGGGATCCAATGGGTGAAATATACACATTTTCCTCCCTTTCCTCACGATCTAGTAATGTCCGTGGCCTCCTCTCAAAGAACCCCTCGTAAAAATACAATAATGATGGTACAAGTTTAGCAGTTGTTTGCTTATGCAGCCTCCTATGATGGTTTTACACCTGGCCTCAAATCCCTCAAATCAACGCTGTCACTAAAGAGTGCATAATCATTCTAGCACCGACCACCGTCAAATAGATGGACCAGATCCCATGAAGGGCTTGTTGTGGCCACCCAAACCCTAATTTGTCATAGTGTAGGCTATACGTAGTCTTGGATTCTTTGTTACATGCTTGTTGTGTCTGACACTTGTCCCATTAAATTCAACATCTTTCGACCATCCAAAGCCATTACGACAGACTCCGTCGACAACCATAACTCGCATGAAAAGAACCCAAACCTCGACGAGAGTATGTCTGTCCAACATAAGCAATCTTCCTTTGGACTTCGTTTTGTAGGTGTTTTTCCCTTGACATAGTGGATCGAATCTCCCCACAGAGTTTTATTTACTCTCTTCGCTTCTTTTGAACAAAAACCATGACGAAAATTGTGGAACCACGATCTATACAATCTTTCCTAAATTGTTAAGCGCAAGTTTCCTAACAAAAAAATGTATCGAGGGAGCTACTGCAATTTGAATTTACCCTCACATGGCA from Lolium rigidum isolate FL_2022 chromosome 4, APGP_CSIRO_Lrig_0.1, whole genome shotgun sequence encodes the following:
- the LOC124706066 gene encoding monosaccharide-sensing protein 2-like encodes the protein MSGAVLVAIAASIGNLLQGWDNATIAGAVLYIKKEFSLETQPLIEGLIVAMSLIGATVITTFSGAVADSFGRRPLLIASAVLYFISGLVMLWAPNVYVLLLARLIDGFGIGLSVTLVPLYISETAPTDIRGLLNTLPQFSGSGGMFLSYCMVFAMSLMPQPEWRVMLGVLSIPSLIYFALTVFYLPESPRWLVSKGRMAEAKRVLQRLRGREDVSGEMALLVEGLGVGKDTHFEEYIIGPDDELADDGLAPDPDKMKLYGPEEGVSWIARPVRGGAQSALGSALGLMSHHGSMVSQGKSIVDPLVTLFGSVHEKMPEVMGSMRSTLFPNFGSMFSMAEQQQAKADWDAESHRDDEDYASDHGADDIEDNLNSPLISRQATSVEGKEIAAPHGSIMGNVGRSSSMQGGDAVSSMGIGGGWQLAWKWTEREGADGQKEGGFQRIYLHEEGVQGDRRGSILSMPGGDVPPGGEYIQAAALVSQPALYSKDIIEQQLAGPAMVHPSETAAKGPKWADLFEPGVKHALFVGIGLQILQQFAGINGVLYYTPQILEQAGVGILLSNIGLSSLSASILISALTTLLMLPSIGIAMRLMDMSGRRFLLLSTIPVLIVALAILVLVNIVDVGTMVHAALSTISVIVYFCFFVMGFGPIPNILCAEIFPTSVRGICIAICALTFWIGDIIVTYTLPVMLNAIGLAGVFGIYAVVCILALVFVYMKVPETKGMPLEVITEFFSVGAKQGKEATD